One window of the Diceros bicornis minor isolate mBicDic1 chromosome 40, mDicBic1.mat.cur, whole genome shotgun sequence genome contains the following:
- the IL36G gene encoding LOW QUALITY PROTEIN: interleukin-36 gamma (The sequence of the model RefSeq protein was modified relative to this genomic sequence to represent the inferred CDS: deleted 1 base in 1 codon): protein MTDVRGVPIPERTHEAVNKPQTGKVSDLSQQVWILQGLTLVTVPRSDSVVPVTVTVAPCKYPESLEQGKGVPIYLGIQDPEMCLSCEDVEGQPTLQLKDQKILDLYNQAEPVKPCLFYHVKTGATSTFESVAFPGWFIASSKRGQPIFLTSDQGRMYNTAFNIDFSVELSWEVAA from the exons ATGACAGACGTTCGAGGAGTCCCTATCCCTGAAAGAACCCATGAAGCAG TGAATAAACCTCAGACTGGGAAGGTCTCCGACTTGAGTCAGCAGGTGTGGATCCTTCAGGGTCTGACCCTCGTGACGGTTCCACGGAGTGACAGTGTGGTTCCAG TCACTGTCACC GTGGCCCCTTGTAAGTATCCAGAGTCTCTTGAGCAAGGCAAAGGGGTTCCCATTTATTTGGGAATACAAGATCCAGAAATGTGTCTGTCTTGTGAGGACGTTGAAGGGCAACCCACATTGCAACTGAAG GATCAGAAGATACTAGATCTGTACAACCAAGCTGAGCCCGTGAAGCCCTGCCTCTTCTACCATGTCAAGACTGGCGCTACCTCCACCTTTGAGTCCGTGGCCTTCCCCGGCTGGTTTATCGCCTCCTCCAAGAGAGgccagcccatcttcctcacttccGACCAGGGGAGAATGTACAACACTGCCTTCAACATAGATTTCAGTGTTGAactcagctgggaggtggcagctTAG